One genomic segment of Nocardia spumae includes these proteins:
- a CDS encoding PH domain-containing protein has translation MGYPEELLAPDEQLLLHRHPHWKMLFLPALTFILATALAGFASGLAWRNTEGTARNVVLIAVVVIWALLLLWRCLSPVIRWKSTHFIITDRRVLVREGVLTHTGIDIPMNRISSVQFRHGLSDRLLGTGTLVIDAASGDPLEYDDIPNVQKVHSLLYHQVFDNPHGEPRYDQYQDPRNGYRQ, from the coding sequence ATGGGTTATCCGGAGGAGCTGCTCGCGCCGGACGAGCAGCTGCTACTGCACCGTCATCCGCACTGGAAGATGTTGTTCTTGCCGGCGCTCACCTTCATCCTCGCCACGGCGCTGGCGGGATTCGCGAGCGGCCTGGCCTGGCGCAACACCGAGGGCACCGCCCGTAACGTGGTGCTCATCGCGGTGGTCGTGATCTGGGCGCTGCTGTTGCTGTGGCGCTGCCTGTCACCGGTGATTCGTTGGAAATCAACGCATTTCATCATCACCGACCGGCGGGTGCTGGTCCGGGAGGGTGTGCTCACCCACACCGGTATCGACATTCCGATGAACCGCATCTCCAGTGTGCAGTTCCGCCACGGGCTGTCGGACCGGCTCCTGGGTACCGGGACCCTCGTCATCGATGCCGCGTCCGGCGATCCACTGGAATACGACGACATTCCGAATGTGCAGAAGGTGCATTCGCTGCTGTACCACCAGGTTTTCGACAACCCACACGGTGAGCCGCGCTACGACCAATACCAGGACCCCCGCAACGGTTACCGCCAGTAG
- a CDS encoding sensor histidine kinase: protein MRRRILLSMLAALTLTTVVLGIPLAFTAWQWVADITRSDLRARLDRMSVEIVGQERDDGLVHGVLDLRSVRPLIPSGGRLTIIYPTPEDAALRVDAGAPEVENPVVESLSMGTSGSLRLEVPAAPMHSMQRQAVGAVALVALASLAAGAAVAVVTARRVADPLRDVAARAARLAKGDFRPDPRRHGITELDRVSDVLDSATVEIAGRLQREHALVADVSHQLRSRLTAVRLRLDELSAHPDPAVVQESEEAMAQVDRLTEAIDELVRDSRDQDAADHEPVPVVAELRGVVAEWRHPFAEAGRRLVLAGDSGLRAPITGSRLREAVAVLVDNALVHGGGDCTVSVRTVYGGPDREPLVAVEVADEGEGVSDELAPHIFDRGFSGAGSTGVGLALARALIEADGGRLELQRRRPALFAVFLGKPTTGRSGNGVVGEPR from the coding sequence ATGCGCCGCCGAATTCTGCTGTCCATGCTGGCCGCCCTGACCCTCACCACCGTGGTGCTGGGGATCCCGCTGGCGTTCACCGCCTGGCAATGGGTGGCCGATATCACCCGCAGCGATCTCCGGGCGCGCCTGGATCGCATGTCGGTGGAGATCGTGGGCCAGGAACGTGACGACGGACTGGTCCACGGCGTGCTGGATCTGCGCTCGGTACGCCCGCTGATCCCGTCCGGCGGCCGGTTGACCATCATCTATCCGACCCCCGAGGATGCCGCGCTGCGGGTGGACGCGGGTGCGCCCGAGGTGGAGAACCCGGTGGTGGAATCGCTGTCGATGGGGACATCGGGGTCGTTGCGGCTGGAGGTTCCGGCCGCGCCCATGCATTCGATGCAGCGCCAGGCCGTCGGTGCGGTGGCGCTGGTGGCGCTGGCTTCACTGGCCGCGGGTGCGGCCGTGGCGGTGGTGACCGCGCGCCGGGTCGCCGATCCGCTGCGGGATGTGGCCGCGCGTGCGGCGCGGCTCGCGAAGGGCGATTTCCGGCCCGACCCGCGCCGGCACGGCATCACCGAACTCGACCGGGTCTCCGATGTGCTCGATTCGGCGACCGTGGAGATCGCGGGCCGCCTGCAACGTGAACACGCGCTCGTCGCCGATGTCTCACATCAGCTGCGCAGCAGGCTGACCGCGGTGCGGTTGCGGCTGGACGAGTTGTCGGCGCATCCGGACCCCGCGGTGGTGCAGGAGTCGGAGGAGGCGATGGCGCAGGTCGATCGCCTCACCGAGGCGATCGACGAGCTGGTCCGGGATTCGCGGGACCAGGATGCCGCCGATCACGAGCCGGTTCCGGTGGTCGCGGAACTGCGCGGGGTGGTCGCGGAATGGCGGCACCCCTTCGCCGAGGCCGGGCGCAGACTCGTCCTGGCCGGTGATTCGGGGCTCCGCGCGCCCATCACCGGATCACGGCTGCGGGAGGCGGTGGCGGTGCTGGTCGACAACGCGCTGGTGCACGGTGGCGGCGACTGCACGGTATCGGTGCGCACCGTCTACGGCGGCCCGGATCGGGAGCCGCTGGTGGCCGTGGAGGTCGCCGACGAGGGTGAGGGCGTCAGCGATGAGCTCGCCCCGCACATCTTCGACCGGGGCTTCTCCGGTGCCGGATCCACCGGTGTGGGGTTGGCGCTGGCGCGTGCCCTGATCGAGGCCGACGGCGGCCGACTGGAGTTGCAGCGACGTCGCCCGGCACTGTTCGCGGTCTTTCTCGGAAAGCCCACCACGGGGCGTTCGGGTAACGGCGTCGTCGGCGAACCGCGCTGA
- a CDS encoding acetyl-CoA carboxylase biotin carboxylase subunit, whose translation MASHASAQITKVLIANRGEIAVRVIRAAKDAGIASVAVYAEPDAEAPFVKLADEAFALGGQTSAESYLVFDKILDAARKSGADAIHPGYGFLSENADFAQAVLDAGLIWIGPSPQSIRDLGDKVTARHIAERAQAPMAAGTKDPVKDANEVVEFAKQYGVPVAIKAAFGGGGRGMKVAHTIEEIPELFESATREATAAFGRGECFVEQYLDKARHVEAQVLADQHGNVIVAGTRDCSLQRRFQKLVEEAPAPFLSDEVRGKIHESAKRICKEAGYYGAGTVEYLVQGETVSFLEVNTRLQVEHPVTEETSGLDLVRWQFRIANGEELTITEDPTPRGHSIEFRINGEDAGRGFLPAPGPVTVYKEPSGPGVRVDSGVVAGSVIGGQFDSMLAKLIVTGENRTQALERAARALAEYEIEGLATVLPFDRHIVTNPAFVGRVTADGSETFDVYTKWIENEWDNTIEPYTGAQPIEDEDEAPRQTVVVEVGGRRLEVSLPGQFTVGAGAAGAAGNGAGVIRKKPKPRKRGGAGGAGASGDAVTAPMQGTVVKVAVEEGQSVEAGDLIAVLEAMKMENPVNAHKAGVVTGLAVEAGAAITQGTVLAEIK comes from the coding sequence GTGGCCAGCCATGCCAGCGCGCAGATCACAAAGGTCCTGATCGCGAATCGGGGCGAGATCGCGGTGCGTGTGATCCGGGCCGCGAAGGATGCCGGTATCGCCAGTGTTGCCGTGTACGCGGAACCTGACGCGGAAGCGCCGTTCGTCAAGTTGGCGGACGAGGCGTTCGCCCTCGGCGGTCAGACGTCGGCGGAGTCGTACCTGGTGTTCGACAAGATTCTCGACGCGGCGCGCAAGTCCGGCGCCGACGCGATCCACCCCGGTTACGGATTCCTCTCCGAGAACGCCGACTTCGCTCAGGCCGTGCTGGACGCGGGCCTGATCTGGATCGGCCCCTCGCCGCAGTCGATCCGGGATCTGGGTGACAAGGTCACTGCCCGCCACATCGCCGAGCGCGCGCAGGCGCCGATGGCCGCGGGGACGAAGGATCCGGTCAAGGACGCCAACGAGGTCGTCGAGTTCGCGAAGCAGTACGGCGTGCCGGTGGCCATCAAGGCCGCCTTCGGTGGTGGTGGCCGCGGCATGAAGGTCGCCCACACCATCGAGGAGATTCCCGAGCTGTTCGAGTCGGCCACCCGGGAGGCGACCGCCGCGTTCGGCCGTGGCGAATGCTTCGTCGAGCAGTATCTGGACAAGGCCCGCCACGTCGAGGCGCAGGTGCTCGCCGACCAGCACGGCAACGTGATCGTCGCCGGTACCCGCGACTGCTCGCTGCAGCGCCGCTTCCAGAAGCTCGTCGAGGAGGCGCCCGCGCCGTTCCTGTCCGACGAGGTCCGGGGCAAGATCCACGAATCCGCCAAGCGGATCTGCAAGGAGGCCGGTTACTACGGCGCCGGCACCGTGGAGTACCTGGTGCAGGGCGAGACCGTGTCCTTCCTCGAGGTCAACACCCGCCTGCAGGTCGAGCACCCCGTCACCGAGGAGACCTCGGGTCTGGACCTGGTGCGCTGGCAGTTCCGCATCGCCAACGGCGAGGAACTGACCATCACCGAGGACCCGACCCCGCGCGGTCACTCGATCGAATTCCGTATCAACGGCGAGGACGCCGGCCGTGGGTTCCTGCCCGCGCCGGGCCCGGTCACCGTCTACAAGGAGCCGTCCGGCCCCGGTGTGCGCGTGGACTCCGGTGTGGTCGCGGGCAGCGTGATCGGCGGTCAGTTCGACTCGATGCTGGCCAAGCTGATCGTCACCGGTGAGAACCGCACCCAGGCACTGGAGCGCGCGGCGCGCGCGCTGGCCGAGTACGAGATCGAGGGCCTGGCGACGGTGCTGCCGTTCGATCGCCACATCGTCACCAACCCCGCGTTCGTCGGTCGTGTCACAGCAGACGGCTCCGAAACTTTCGACGTCTACACCAAGTGGATCGAGAACGAGTGGGACAACACCATCGAGCCCTACACCGGTGCTCAGCCGATCGAGGATGAGGACGAGGCGCCGCGCCAGACCGTGGTCGTCGAGGTCGGCGGCCGCCGTCTCGAGGTATCGCTGCCGGGGCAGTTCACCGTCGGTGCGGGTGCCGCCGGTGCGGCCGGCAACGGTGCGGGTGTGATCCGCAAGAAGCCGAAGCCGCGCAAGCGTGGCGGTGCCGGCGGTGCGGGCGCTTCCGGCGATGCCGTGACCGCGCCCATGCAGGGCACCGTGGTCAAGGTCGCCGTCGAGGAGGGCCAGTCCGTCGAGGCCGGCGACCTGATCGCGGTGCTCGAGGCCATGAAGATGGAGAACCCGGTCAACGCGCACAAGGCCGGTGTCGTGACCGGTCTCGCGGTCGAGGCCGGCGCCGCCATCACCCAGGGCACCGTGCTCGCCGAGATCAAGTAA
- a CDS encoding sulfurtransferase codes for MPVAPDPHPSFGSHAYPQRLVTTEWLSANIGTPGLVIVESNEDILLYDIGHVPGAVKIDWRAELTDPLTRDVIDGARFAELMRAKGIARDDTVVVYGDKANGTAAATAWVFGLFGHPDVRLLDGGRDAWISEARDTTFEVPDMGLGDYPVVERDDRDARAFLEDIRAHLGRAEPATGLLDVREAVEYTGERERILDRPEEQSLRAGHIPTAVNIPWTAAVHGDGRFRSRAELEQIYAPLLNVEDTLVYCRIGEHSAHTWFVLTSLLGVANVRNYDGSWTEWSNAVRSPIVKGREPGSAPADVSAATQSV; via the coding sequence GTGCCCGTCGCCCCGGACCCTCATCCATCCTTCGGCTCCCATGCATATCCACAACGATTAGTAACCACGGAGTGGCTGTCGGCAAACATCGGAACGCCCGGCCTCGTGATCGTGGAGTCCAACGAGGACATCCTGCTCTACGACATCGGACATGTTCCGGGTGCGGTCAAGATCGACTGGCGGGCCGAGCTTACCGATCCGCTGACCAGGGATGTGATCGACGGGGCCCGATTCGCGGAACTGATGCGCGCCAAGGGGATCGCCCGCGACGACACCGTCGTGGTGTACGGCGACAAGGCCAACGGAACCGCCGCCGCGACGGCGTGGGTGTTCGGCTTGTTCGGCCATCCCGATGTGCGCCTGCTCGACGGCGGCCGCGACGCCTGGATCTCCGAGGCGCGCGATACGACTTTCGAGGTCCCCGATATGGGACTGGGCGACTATCCGGTCGTCGAGCGCGACGACCGGGACGCGCGGGCTTTCCTCGAGGACATCCGGGCGCATCTGGGTCGTGCCGAGCCGGCGACCGGACTGCTCGATGTGCGCGAGGCCGTGGAATACACCGGTGAGCGCGAGCGCATCCTCGACCGCCCGGAGGAACAGTCGCTGCGCGCCGGGCACATTCCGACCGCCGTCAACATCCCGTGGACCGCGGCGGTGCACGGTGACGGCCGCTTCCGCTCCCGCGCCGAGCTGGAGCAGATCTACGCGCCGCTGCTGAACGTCGAGGACACCCTCGTCTACTGCCGCATCGGTGAGCATTCCGCGCATACCTGGTTCGTGCTGACCTCGCTGCTGGGGGTCGCGAACGTGCGCAATTACGACGGGTCCTGGACCGAGTGGAGCAATGCGGTGCGCAGCCCTATCGTCAAGGGTCGTGAACCGGGTTCGGCACCGGCCGACGTGTCGGCGGCGACACAGTCCGTCTAG
- a CDS encoding GtrA family protein, which yields MSFVDDAVNILPKTLRDLAIRHHELIKFAIVGATTFVIDSGIFYILKLTVLSPKPITAKIISGVIAVIASYILNREWSFKGRGGRERHHEALLFFVVSAIGVLLSNLPLWISRYAFHLHVPDVSLMAENIADFVSAFIIGNILQMVFRFWMMKRWVFPDEIDALVEEFEDLYEEERPLGSS from the coding sequence GTGTCATTTGTCGACGATGCGGTCAACATCCTGCCCAAAACACTCCGGGACCTGGCAATCCGTCATCACGAGCTGATCAAGTTCGCCATTGTCGGAGCGACCACTTTCGTCATCGACAGTGGCATCTTCTACATTCTCAAATTGACGGTTTTGTCGCCGAAACCGATCACCGCCAAGATCATTTCCGGAGTAATCGCGGTCATCGCGTCCTACATCCTGAATCGGGAATGGTCGTTCAAGGGCCGGGGCGGACGTGAGAGACACCACGAGGCGCTGCTGTTCTTCGTGGTCAGCGCCATCGGCGTGCTGCTGTCCAATCTGCCGCTCTGGATTTCGCGCTACGCGTTCCACCTGCACGTCCCCGATGTGAGCTTGATGGCGGAGAACATCGCCGACTTCGTCAGCGCCTTCATCATCGGCAACATCCTGCAGATGGTGTTCCGATTCTGGATGATGAAGCGCTGGGTGTTCCCCGACGAAATCGATGCCCTGGTCGAGGAATTCGAAGATTTGTACGAGGAGGAAAGGCCGCTCGGCAGCAGCTGA
- a CDS encoding response regulator transcription factor, translating to MTAVLLAEDDEAIAAPLSRALGREGYSVTVESFGPAVLRRALEGEHDLLILDLGLPGMDGLEVCRQVRARGADLAVLMLTARTDEVDFVVGLDAGADDYVGKPFRLAELLARVRALLRRSGIGDEAVEIGGVRLEPAARRVLVNGHEVNLANKEYELLKVLIDRAGQVVPRETILREVWGDADLRGSKTLDMHMSWLRRKIGDEGPVAERRIVTVRGVGFRFNTD from the coding sequence GTGACCGCCGTACTGCTGGCCGAGGACGATGAGGCCATCGCCGCTCCGCTCTCGCGAGCGCTCGGGCGCGAAGGCTATTCGGTAACCGTCGAGAGTTTCGGGCCCGCCGTACTGCGCCGCGCTCTGGAGGGTGAGCACGATCTGCTCATTCTCGATCTGGGCCTGCCGGGAATGGACGGCCTGGAGGTGTGCCGCCAGGTGCGCGCCCGGGGCGCGGATCTGGCGGTGCTGATGTTGACGGCCCGCACCGACGAGGTCGACTTCGTGGTCGGACTCGACGCCGGCGCCGACGACTATGTCGGCAAACCGTTCCGGCTCGCCGAACTGCTCGCCCGGGTGCGAGCGTTGTTGCGGCGCAGCGGAATCGGTGACGAGGCGGTGGAGATCGGCGGCGTGCGGCTCGAGCCCGCCGCCCGCCGGGTGCTGGTCAACGGGCACGAGGTCAATCTGGCCAACAAGGAGTACGAACTGCTCAAGGTCCTCATCGACCGGGCCGGGCAGGTGGTGCCGCGCGAGACGATTCTGCGCGAGGTCTGGGGCGATGCGGATCTGCGCGGATCCAAAACTCTCGATATGCACATGTCGTGGTTGCGCCGCAAGATCGGTGACGAGGGGCCGGTCGCCGAGCGGCGCATCGTCACCGTGCGCGGTGTCGGATTCCGCTTCAACACCGATTGA
- a CDS encoding serine/threonine-protein kinase, translated as MSSRRFGRYRLDRRLGRGSAGEVWLAYDPAEARTVALKILSGSAAEDADYRRRFEREARIGARLDNPHIAPIHRFGEFDGRLYLDMAYIPGVDLAKLVRSGVMGATEAVELISQIAEALDAAHAAGLIHRDVKPANIIVHTTGFAYLIDFGIARAAGQTTITATGFTVGTLAYMAPERFTGHGDARSDVYSLACVLYECLTAQRPFGDTDAVQQLHAHLHQAPPRPSAADSRIPEALDAVIARGMAKQAGDRYRTAGELAAAARAAVSMPAAPVRTPPLLPSEPADADSTAAFPGPPPAPPRDAGRATRELPATRLPAATGYPIVAGPQPPIPAPPGNPRPTLIAPTAPSRRVPVAPPPAPRRRPLGLGLAALIGVALIVFAVVAGCTVLLSNGTYYAPTAPNTTARPSATPAPDTTAPDTPAPQYTTAVIPPAWTIPWPTNIPPPFQFPQSPR; from the coding sequence ATGAGCTCACGGCGATTCGGCCGGTACCGCCTGGACCGCCGGCTCGGCCGGGGTTCGGCCGGGGAGGTGTGGCTGGCCTACGATCCGGCCGAGGCGCGGACCGTCGCGTTGAAGATCCTGTCGGGCAGCGCGGCCGAGGATGCCGACTATCGGCGCCGCTTCGAACGCGAGGCTCGCATCGGCGCCCGGCTGGACAATCCGCATATCGCCCCGATCCACCGCTTCGGTGAATTCGACGGCCGGCTCTATCTGGATATGGCCTATATCCCAGGCGTCGATCTGGCGAAGCTGGTCCGGTCCGGTGTGATGGGAGCGACCGAGGCGGTCGAGCTGATCTCCCAGATCGCCGAGGCGCTCGACGCCGCTCACGCCGCCGGGCTGATCCATCGGGATGTGAAGCCCGCGAACATCATCGTGCACACCACGGGATTCGCCTACCTCATCGATTTCGGCATCGCGCGGGCGGCCGGCCAAACCACCATCACCGCAACGGGTTTCACGGTGGGCACCCTCGCCTATATGGCGCCCGAACGTTTCACCGGCCACGGCGACGCACGCTCGGACGTCTACTCCCTGGCCTGCGTCCTCTACGAATGTCTCACCGCGCAGCGGCCTTTCGGCGATACCGACGCGGTCCAGCAGTTGCACGCCCACCTGCATCAGGCGCCGCCACGACCCTCGGCCGCGGACAGCCGCATTCCCGAGGCACTGGACGCGGTCATCGCCCGCGGAATGGCCAAGCAGGCCGGCGACCGCTACCGCACCGCGGGTGAGCTGGCCGCCGCCGCCCGGGCAGCGGTGTCGATGCCGGCCGCACCCGTGCGCACTCCCCCGCTGCTGCCGTCGGAACCGGCGGACGCCGATTCCACCGCGGCCTTCCCCGGCCCGCCACCGGCGCCGCCGCGCGACGCCGGGCGAGCCACCCGGGAACTGCCCGCCACGCGGCTGCCCGCCGCCACCGGATACCCGATCGTCGCCGGACCGCAGCCACCGATCCCGGCGCCGCCCGGTAATCCTCGACCCACCCTCATCGCGCCCACAGCGCCCAGCCGGAGAGTGCCGGTGGCGCCACCGCCGGCACCCCGCCGCCGACCGCTGGGCCTGGGCCTGGCGGCCCTGATCGGCGTGGCGCTCATCGTCTTCGCGGTCGTCGCCGGCTGTACCGTGTTACTGAGCAACGGCACGTATTACGCGCCGACCGCGCCGAACACCACCGCGCGCCCCTCGGCGACGCCGGCTCCGGACACCACCGCACCGGACACACCGGCACCGCAGTACACCACCGCGGTCATCCCGCCGGCCTGGACCATCCCGTGGCCGACGAATATCCCGCCGCCGTTCCAGTTCCCGCAGTCTCCGCGCTGA
- a CDS encoding biotin--[acetyl-CoA-carboxylase] ligase translates to MQRPPLDAETLRRTVAEQPDLSFFSRIDVVESTGSTNADLIAQAVDPESDHRVLVAEYQDRGRGRHERSWVSPPRAQVAMSILVRLGGIDPARLGWLPLLTGVAVVDAIRATAGLDANLKWPNDVLIGGRKVAGILAEVASGAGAPAVVVGVGLNVSLTEDELPVPHAISLDLAGAEKVDRTELVLSLLRSFAGYFTRWRTENWDVTELAAAYRARCVTLGAEVRAELPGGDVITGVATDVDGYGRLIIGDRTVSAGDVTHLRPA, encoded by the coding sequence GTGCAGAGGCCACCGTTGGATGCCGAGACCCTGCGACGAACCGTCGCCGAGCAGCCCGACCTGTCGTTCTTCTCCCGTATCGATGTGGTGGAGTCGACGGGGTCGACCAATGCGGACCTGATCGCGCAGGCGGTCGATCCGGAATCCGATCATCGGGTGCTGGTCGCCGAATATCAGGACCGCGGCCGCGGCCGCCACGAGCGGTCGTGGGTGAGTCCGCCGCGCGCGCAGGTCGCGATGTCGATCCTGGTCCGGCTCGGCGGCATCGACCCGGCCCGGCTGGGCTGGTTGCCGCTGCTGACCGGTGTCGCCGTCGTGGACGCGATCCGCGCGACCGCCGGACTGGACGCGAATCTCAAGTGGCCCAACGACGTTCTCATCGGTGGACGCAAGGTGGCCGGCATCCTGGCCGAGGTGGCCTCCGGTGCCGGCGCACCGGCGGTGGTGGTCGGAGTCGGGCTCAATGTGAGCCTGACCGAGGACGAGTTGCCGGTGCCCCATGCCATTTCGCTGGATCTGGCCGGCGCCGAGAAGGTCGATCGCACCGAACTGGTGCTGTCACTGCTGCGTTCGTTCGCCGGATACTTCACCCGGTGGCGCACGGAGAACTGGGATGTCACCGAATTGGCCGCGGCCTACCGCGCACGGTGCGTCACGCTGGGCGCCGAGGTCCGTGCCGAATTGCCCGGTGGCGACGTCATCACCGGTGTGGCCACCGATGTCGACGGCTACGGCCGGTTGATCATCGGCGATCGGACCGTTTCGGCGGGAGACGTCACCCACCTGCGCCCGGCGTAG
- a CDS encoding acyl-ACP desaturase → MTKDLTQLEILTELEPVAEQNLERHLALAKEWHPHDYVPWDRGRNFAAMGGVDWDPEQSSLSEVAKVAMITNLLTEDNLPSYHREIAENFSQDGAWGTWVGRWTAEENRHGIVMRDYLVVTRGVDPVALEQARMIHMTNGVQSPDNWGGFLENVAYVTFQELATRVSHRNTGKVCDDPIADRMLQRIAADENLHMVFYRSLCGAGLDLAPDQAMTAITKVLTNFVMPGAGMPNFRRNGVLMAKHGIYDLRQHLEEVVAPVLKKWNIFERNDFGSRGEQARDELGAFVAKLEQDVVRFEEQRDRMLARERARALTTV, encoded by the coding sequence GTGACCAAGGATCTGACCCAGCTGGAAATCCTCACCGAACTCGAGCCGGTGGCCGAGCAGAACCTCGAGCGTCATCTGGCGCTGGCCAAGGAGTGGCATCCGCACGACTACGTGCCGTGGGATCGGGGCCGCAACTTCGCGGCGATGGGAGGCGTGGACTGGGATCCGGAGCAGTCGTCACTGAGCGAGGTCGCCAAGGTCGCGATGATCACCAACCTGCTCACCGAGGACAATCTGCCGTCCTACCACCGTGAGATCGCCGAGAACTTCTCCCAGGACGGCGCGTGGGGCACCTGGGTGGGGCGCTGGACGGCCGAGGAGAACCGGCACGGCATCGTCATGCGCGACTACCTGGTGGTCACCCGCGGGGTCGACCCGGTGGCCCTCGAACAGGCCCGCATGATCCACATGACCAACGGTGTGCAGTCCCCGGACAATTGGGGCGGATTCCTGGAAAACGTTGCGTACGTGACCTTTCAAGAGCTGGCCACCCGGGTCAGCCACCGCAACACCGGCAAGGTGTGCGACGACCCGATCGCCGACCGCATGCTGCAGCGCATCGCCGCCGACGAGAACCTCCACATGGTCTTCTATCGGAGTTTGTGCGGAGCGGGTCTGGATCTGGCGCCGGATCAGGCGATGACGGCGATCACCAAGGTGCTCACCAACTTCGTCATGCCCGGCGCCGGAATGCCCAACTTCCGCCGCAACGGCGTGCTGATGGCCAAGCACGGCATCTACGACCTGCGCCAGCACCTGGAGGAGGTCGTCGCGCCGGTGCTGAAGAAGTGGAACATCTTCGAGCGCAACGACTTCGGTTCGCGCGGTGAACAGGCCCGCGACGAGCTGGGCGCCTTCGTCGCCAAGCTCGAACAGGATGTGGTGCGCTTCGAGGAACAGCGCGATCGGATGCTGGCCCGCGAGCGGGCCCGGGCCCTGACCACCGTGTAA
- a CDS encoding 5-(carboxyamino)imidazole ribonucleotide synthase: MPTVAMIGGGQLARMTHQAAVALGQCLRVLAERPDEPAAQVSPEVVLGSHTDLAALRKVAVGTHALTFDHEHVPTEHLRALVSEGVNVQPPPAALIYAQDKLAMRRKLAEMGVPVPAFTAVESVADATGFAAEHGPFVLKAVRGGYDGRGVWMIEDAAEAERVVTDQLAHGVTLLAEQRVELKRELSAMVARSPFGQAAAWPVVETVQREGQCAVVIAPAPELSDAAATEAESLALRLAAELGVTGAMAVELFETRDGALLVNELAMRPHNSGHWGMDGAVTGQFEQHLRAVLDYPLGATTALAPVTVMANILGAAEAPAMSMDERLHHLFARIPEAKVHLYGKGERPKRKIGHVNILGDDVAEVREKAERAAHWMSHAVWTDGWDPHE, encoded by the coding sequence ATGCCGACCGTGGCGATGATCGGCGGCGGTCAGCTGGCGCGGATGACGCACCAGGCCGCGGTGGCGCTGGGACAGTGCCTGCGAGTGCTGGCCGAGCGTCCCGACGAACCGGCGGCGCAGGTCAGCCCCGAGGTGGTCCTCGGATCGCATACCGATCTGGCGGCGCTGCGCAAGGTGGCCGTGGGGACGCACGCGCTGACCTTCGACCACGAGCACGTGCCGACCGAACATCTGCGGGCACTGGTGTCGGAGGGGGTGAACGTGCAGCCGCCGCCGGCCGCGCTGATCTACGCGCAGGACAAACTGGCGATGCGCCGCAAACTCGCCGAGATGGGTGTGCCGGTACCGGCGTTCACCGCGGTCGAGTCCGTGGCCGATGCCACCGGTTTCGCGGCCGAGCACGGACCGTTCGTACTCAAGGCGGTGCGCGGCGGCTACGACGGGCGCGGGGTCTGGATGATCGAGGATGCCGCCGAGGCCGAACGCGTCGTCACCGACCAGTTGGCGCACGGTGTGACCCTGCTCGCCGAACAGCGTGTCGAGCTGAAGCGTGAGCTCTCGGCGATGGTGGCGCGGTCGCCGTTCGGGCAGGCGGCGGCCTGGCCGGTGGTGGAGACCGTGCAGCGGGAAGGGCAGTGCGCGGTGGTGATCGCGCCCGCGCCGGAGTTGTCGGACGCGGCCGCGACCGAGGCCGAATCGCTGGCGCTGCGGCTGGCCGCGGAACTGGGCGTCACCGGTGCGATGGCGGTGGAGCTCTTCGAGACCCGCGACGGCGCGCTGCTGGTCAACGAGCTGGCGATGCGGCCGCACAATTCCGGGCACTGGGGGATGGACGGCGCCGTCACCGGTCAGTTCGAACAGCATCTGCGCGCGGTGCTGGACTATCCGCTCGGTGCGACCACGGCGCTGGCGCCGGTGACGGTGATGGCCAATATCCTCGGTGCCGCCGAGGCGCCCGCAATGTCGATGGACGAGCGCCTGCATCACCTGTTCGCCCGGATTCCCGAGGCGAAGGTGCATCTCTACGGCAAGGGTGAACGCCCGAAACGCAAGATCGGGCACGTGAACATCCTCGGCGACGATGTGGCCGAGGTACGAGAGAAGGCCGAACGGGCGGCGCACTGGATGTCGCACGCGGTGTGGACCGACGGATGGGACCCCCATGAGTGA
- a CDS encoding DUF1707 SHOCT-like domain-containing protein gives MADSPDVRIGTAEREQAMQRLSEHFAAGRLSVAEFDERSGAIAAAVTRGDLAPVFADLPVAVPQAPEPPEPSAEQRGGRPELTGAIMGLVVIIALVLFFTTHTWVWFLMIPAAGIITGGARRRDREHRILGGDAFGDRILERRHRRRRY, from the coding sequence ATGGCTGATTCTCCCGACGTCCGCATCGGTACCGCGGAGCGTGAGCAGGCGATGCAGCGATTGTCGGAGCATTTCGCGGCCGGGCGATTGTCGGTCGCGGAGTTCGACGAACGCAGCGGCGCCATCGCCGCGGCGGTGACCCGGGGGGATCTGGCTCCGGTCTTCGCCGATCTGCCGGTGGCGGTGCCCCAGGCGCCGGAACCGCCCGAGCCGTCGGCCGAGCAGCGCGGCGGTCGCCCCGAACTGACCGGGGCGATCATGGGCCTGGTGGTCATCATCGCGCTGGTGCTGTTCTTCACCACCCACACCTGGGTGTGGTTCCTGATGATTCCCGCGGCGGGCATCATCACCGGCGGAGCTCGCCGGCGCGACCGCGAGCACCGGATCCTCGGCGGCGACGCGTTCGGGGACCGGATACTCGAACGCCGGCATCGGCGGCGGAGGTACTGA